The Microlunatus soli genome contains the following window.
GCAACAGTCCGGGCCAGCCGGCAAGCGTCAGGGCCGACGGCCATCCGACGCCGATCACCAGCAGGGCCAGGGTCAACAACGGTCGACCGAGGCCGGCGGCGAGCGCCGCCAACAACGTACGGCTGACCGACAGTCGGGAGCGTTCCAGCACCCAGGTCAGATGCGGAAGCAACACAACCATCAGCACCAGGCCGACCGTGCTGAGCGCCCGGCCGACCCCACCGACGACCGGCGACTGTTGGCCGGCGATCCGCCAGCTCGTCACCAACGAGACGATCAGCAGCACCGTCAACAGGCCCGTAGGTGCGGCCCTGCGGAAGTGCCTGCGCCACTCGCGGGCCATCGTCCGGCCGATCGGGAGATCGGTGTCGCCCTGCAGCCACCGCGTGACCACGACATGGGCGGCGACGGCGGCCGGCCCGACCCCGAGCAGCACGCCACCGAGCAGCGTCAGCCCGGTCCAGCACAGGTTGAGCCAGACCAGTCGGACGAT
Protein-coding sequences here:
- a CDS encoding DUF624 domain-containing protein, with amino-acid sequence MGPSLHRLDGPLAGLDRLLTWIVRLVWLNLCWTGLTLLGGVLLGVGPAAVAAHVVVTRWLQGDTDLPIGRTMAREWRRHFRRAAPTGLLTVLLIVSLVTSWRIAGQQSPVVGGVGRALSTVGLVLMVVLLPHLTWVLERSRLSVSRTLLAALAAGLGRPLLTLALLVIGVGWPSALTLAGWPGLLPVCGVCIPVLGAAWCVERVFPSSRGQTGPARPG